A stretch of the Deinococcus sp. YIM 134068 genome encodes the following:
- a CDS encoding S8 family serine peptidase has product MPSTSFKRGTALTLLSLTLAACGTQQTSTPGAAAPSDQAQLGALSTATTAAQNETPQLWFVELGERPTSKGGNGAAIAREKQAFREQARAAGVKFQERLTFERLWNGLSVRVKPSELGKLKDLSTVRGVYPVLNVTLPEEQIVNEPELATALAQTGADVAQNELGLTGRGVKVAVMDTGIDLEHPDFRGRIVAGYDFVGDAFTGANEPVPGQDTPDDCGGHGTHVAGIVGAKAASAGGATGVAPDVQLGAYRVFGCEGSTQTDIMIQAMERVLADGMDVLNMSIGAAFQSWPQYPTAIAASNLVDQGVVVAASIGNSGTGGAFAAGAPGVGEKVIGVASFDNTHVLLSEFTLSPDGRKIGYQAASPSPTAPTSGSLVFARTGTPTSAADACTALPANSLAGKVVLIRRGGCTFYQKALTAQQAGAAAVVLYNNAAGPLAASVTGTPAITIPVVGISDTDGALIDSRVAAGETTLTWTPNQGSYRNPTGNLISSFSSYGLAADLSLKPDLGAPGGLIRSTWPLTLPGGGYNTISGTSMSSPHVAGAVALLLQAKRQAGQTIRAADVRGLLQNTASPRAWSGLGSGPYLDMVHRQGAGMIDIVRAVNTAATVTPSKLSLGESEGGASRTQTLTVTNTGTRPVTYTLSHAGALSTTGNYTVSFAHTPASVSFSTGTVTVQPGGSATVDVTVTPNGADLSQYGGYVVFTPQGAGTTLRVPYAGFKGDYQALKVLTLEPRLARANADGTFAPTGGAATFTLQDGDVPYFLLHLDHFARFLKMDVYDAASGKPVHPQFFNLLTQEYLGRNSTATGLYAYDWNGTVSHSRGSNGAGNDKDKRKDVPNGSYVVKLTVLKALGDENNPAHLETWTSPVITVARP; this is encoded by the coding sequence ATGCCCTCAACGTCGTTCAAGCGCGGCACCGCCCTCACCCTCCTTTCGCTCACCCTGGCTGCCTGCGGAACGCAGCAGACGAGCACGCCGGGCGCGGCGGCCCCGTCGGATCAGGCCCAACTCGGTGCCCTGTCCACGGCCACCACCGCCGCCCAGAACGAGACCCCCCAGCTCTGGTTCGTGGAACTCGGGGAGCGGCCCACGAGCAAGGGCGGCAACGGCGCGGCCATCGCCCGCGAGAAACAGGCCTTCCGCGAGCAGGCCCGGGCGGCGGGCGTGAAGTTCCAGGAGCGCCTGACCTTCGAGCGGCTGTGGAACGGGCTGTCGGTGCGGGTGAAGCCCTCGGAGCTGGGCAAGCTCAAGGACCTGTCCACGGTGCGCGGCGTGTACCCGGTGCTGAACGTCACGCTGCCCGAGGAGCAGATCGTCAACGAGCCGGAACTCGCCACCGCCCTCGCCCAGACCGGGGCCGACGTGGCGCAAAACGAACTCGGCCTGACCGGCAGGGGCGTCAAGGTCGCGGTGATGGACACCGGCATCGATCTCGAACACCCCGACTTCCGGGGCCGGATCGTGGCGGGCTACGACTTCGTGGGCGACGCCTTCACGGGGGCGAACGAGCCGGTGCCCGGCCAGGACACTCCGGACGACTGCGGCGGCCACGGCACCCACGTCGCGGGAATCGTCGGGGCGAAGGCCGCCTCCGCCGGTGGGGCGACGGGTGTGGCCCCCGACGTGCAGCTCGGGGCCTACCGCGTCTTCGGCTGCGAGGGGTCCACCCAGACCGACATCATGATCCAGGCGATGGAGCGCGTGCTCGCCGACGGCATGGACGTGCTGAACATGTCCATCGGCGCGGCCTTCCAGTCGTGGCCGCAGTACCCCACCGCCATCGCGGCGAGCAATCTGGTGGACCAGGGCGTCGTGGTCGCCGCCTCCATCGGCAACTCGGGGACGGGCGGCGCGTTCGCGGCGGGGGCACCCGGCGTGGGCGAGAAGGTCATCGGCGTGGCGTCCTTCGACAACACGCACGTGCTGCTGAGCGAGTTCACGCTCTCCCCGGATGGCCGCAAGATCGGCTACCAGGCCGCCTCGCCCTCGCCCACCGCGCCCACCTCGGGCAGCCTCGTCTTCGCCCGCACCGGGACGCCGACGAGCGCCGCCGACGCCTGCACGGCCCTTCCGGCGAACTCGCTGGCGGGCAAGGTCGTCCTGATCCGGCGCGGCGGCTGCACCTTCTACCAGAAGGCCCTCACCGCCCAGCAGGCGGGGGCGGCGGCGGTGGTGCTGTACAACAACGCGGCGGGGCCGCTCGCCGCCAGCGTGACGGGCACGCCCGCCATCACGATTCCCGTGGTGGGCATCTCGGACACGGACGGGGCGCTGATCGACAGCCGCGTCGCGGCGGGCGAGACCACCTTGACCTGGACGCCGAACCAGGGCAGCTACCGCAACCCCACCGGGAACCTGATCTCCAGCTTCTCCTCCTACGGCCTGGCCGCCGACCTGAGCCTGAAGCCCGACCTGGGCGCTCCGGGCGGCCTGATCCGCTCGACCTGGCCGCTCACCCTGCCGGGCGGGGGGTACAACACCATCAGCGGCACCAGCATGTCCTCGCCCCACGTGGCGGGCGCGGTCGCCCTGCTGCTTCAGGCCAAGCGCCAGGCGGGCCAGACCATTCGGGCCGCCGACGTGCGCGGGCTGCTTCAGAACACGGCGTCGCCCCGGGCGTGGTCGGGCCTGGGCAGCGGCCCCTACCTCGACATGGTGCATCGCCAGGGCGCGGGCATGATCGACATCGTGAGGGCGGTGAACACGGCGGCGACCGTCACGCCGAGCAAGCTCTCGCTGGGCGAAAGCGAGGGCGGCGCGAGCAGGACGCAGACCCTGACCGTCACCAACACCGGCACGCGTCCGGTGACCTACACCCTGTCGCACGCCGGGGCGCTCAGCACGACGGGCAACTACACCGTGAGCTTCGCCCACACGCCCGCCAGCGTGAGCTTCAGCACGGGCACCGTCACCGTGCAGCCGGGCGGCAGCGCGACCGTCGACGTGACGGTCACCCCGAACGGCGCGGACCTCAGCCAGTACGGCGGCTACGTGGTATTCACGCCGCAGGGCGCGGGTACGACGCTGCGGGTGCCCTACGCGGGCTTCAAGGGCGACTACCAGGCGCTCAAGGTCCTGACCCTCGAGCCTCGCCTCGCCCGCGCGAACGCCGACGGCACCTTCGCGCCCACCGGGGGAGCGGCCACCTTCACCCTTCAGGACGGGGACGTGCCGTACTTCCTGCTGCACCTCGACCACTTCGCCCGCTTCCTGAAGATGGACGTGTACGACGCCGCGAGCGGCAAGCCCGTGCATCCCCAGTTCTTCAACCTGCTCACCCAGGAGTACCTGGGCCGCAACAGCACCGCCACCGGCCTCTACGCCTACGACTGGAACGGCACCGTCAGCCACAGCCGGGGCAGCAACGGCGCGGGCAACGACAAGGACAAGCGCAAGGACGTGCCCAACGGCTCCTACGTCGTCAAGCTCACCGTCCTCAAGGCCCTGGGCGACGAGAACAACCCCGCCCACCTGGAAACCTGGACCTCGCCCGTCATCACCGTCGCGCGGCCCTGA
- a CDS encoding IS4 family transposase has product MIAPSAARSHVDTFAAYLKERLAHHRSDTLRRVAEVLFGIIQAESTLHRKIALHIDRAASQASITRMVARTFHETHLSPQDVYDVLLPLLPTGKLTFVLDRTNWKLGEHDLNLLVLGVTLGDVVLPLNWKVLPHGGSSEMRTRMFLVGQLLKRLPARRWAVLIADREFVGQEWFTFLRDRGIKRCIRIRENTVLDDSPARDHFQNLQPGEVRGLFERAWVYGSRMQVGVTLSTRGERVLVASDLSLWDTLFTYRRRWDIECTFSAMKTRGLNLEQTHMTRPDRLSRLFGLLSLALAWMVRIGTWRAEQQAIPRKKHGRPAWSRASYGRELLCTALRWGKTTFYTYFDLLKSPFSAPGQQEAQPVRY; this is encoded by the coding sequence GTGATTGCTCCCAGTGCCGCCCGCTCGCATGTTGACACGTTCGCCGCCTACCTCAAAGAACGGCTCGCCCACCACCGCAGCGACACTCTGCGCCGAGTGGCCGAGGTGCTGTTCGGCATCATCCAGGCCGAGTCCACGCTGCACCGCAAGATCGCCCTGCACATCGACCGAGCAGCGTCACAGGCGTCCATCACCCGCATGGTCGCCCGCACCTTCCACGAGACGCACCTCAGCCCGCAGGACGTCTACGACGTCCTGCTCCCGCTGCTCCCCACGGGCAAGCTTACCTTCGTCCTGGATCGCACCAACTGGAAGCTCGGAGAACACGACCTCAATCTGCTGGTGCTCGGCGTGACCTTGGGTGACGTCGTATTGCCCTTGAACTGGAAGGTGCTGCCGCATGGCGGCAGCAGTGAGATGCGGACCCGGATGTTTCTCGTCGGCCAACTCCTGAAGCGTCTCCCCGCGCGACGCTGGGCCGTGCTGATTGCGGATCGAGAGTTCGTCGGGCAGGAGTGGTTCACCTTTCTGCGTGATCGCGGCATCAAACGGTGCATTCGGATTCGAGAAAACACCGTGCTGGACGACAGCCCGGCACGTGACCACTTTCAGAACCTCCAGCCCGGAGAGGTCCGGGGCCTGTTCGAGCGGGCCTGGGTCTATGGCAGTCGGATGCAGGTGGGAGTGACGCTCTCCACGCGTGGAGAGCGCGTCCTGGTCGCCTCAGATTTGTCCCTTTGGGACACGCTGTTCACCTACCGTCGCCGTTGGGACATTGAATGCACCTTTTCAGCCATGAAAACGCGCGGTCTCAACTTGGAGCAGACCCACATGACCCGGCCTGATCGCCTCTCGCGCCTCTTCGGGCTGCTCAGCCTCGCGCTGGCCTGGATGGTCAGGATCGGCACGTGGCGCGCGGAACAGCAAGCCATTCCCCGTAAGAAGCACGGTCGCCCGGCCTGGAGCCGGGCGAGCTACGGTCGTGAACTGCTATGTACAGCCTTGCGCTGGGGGAAAACCACGTTCTACACGTACTTTGACCTGCTTAAGTCCCCTTTTTCCGCTCCTGGACAGCAAGAAGCTCAACCTGTCAGGTACTGA
- a CDS encoding ABC transporter ATP-binding protein has product MALLTIENLSVNYGGVQAVRNLSLHVEEGEVVTLIGANGAGKTTTLRAVSRLLRPREGRITFAGRDITRLPPDEAVRLGIAQSPEGRQVLARQSVEDNLELGAYTRRDGASVRADIGRMYERFPRLGERRGQLAGTLSGGEQQMLAIARALMSRPRLLLLDEPSLGLAPLIVREIFAIIRTLNDSGTTILLVEQNARLAMGQSHRTYVLDAGQLTLQGDSAQLVNDERVLHAYLGG; this is encoded by the coding sequence ATGGCGCTGCTGACCATCGAGAACCTGAGCGTGAACTACGGCGGCGTGCAGGCGGTGCGGAATCTGAGCCTCCACGTCGAGGAGGGCGAGGTCGTGACGCTCATCGGCGCGAACGGGGCGGGCAAGACGACCACCCTGCGCGCCGTATCCCGGCTGCTGCGCCCGCGCGAGGGCCGCATCACCTTCGCGGGGCGCGACATCACCCGCCTGCCCCCCGACGAGGCGGTAAGGCTGGGCATCGCGCAGAGTCCGGAGGGGCGGCAGGTCCTCGCCCGGCAGAGCGTGGAGGACAACCTCGAACTCGGGGCCTACACGCGGCGGGATGGGGCGTCGGTGCGGGCGGACATCGGGCGGATGTACGAGCGGTTTCCCCGGCTGGGTGAGCGGCGGGGCCAACTTGCGGGCACCCTCTCCGGCGGCGAACAGCAGATGCTCGCCATCGCCCGCGCGCTGATGAGCCGCCCCCGCCTGCTCCTGCTGGACGAACCCTCGCTCGGCCTCGCGCCCCTGATCGTCCGCGAAATCTTCGCCATCATCCGCACGCTCAACGACTCGGGCACGACGATTCTCCTCGTGGAGCAAAACGCCCGCCTGGCGATGGGCCAGAGCCACCGGACCTACGTGCTGGACGCCGGGCAGCTGACCTTGCAGGGCGATAGCGCGCAACTCGTGAACGACGAGCGGGTATTGCACGCTTACTTGGGGGGGTAG
- a CDS encoding ABC transporter ATP-binding protein, translated as MTATLTERTTVLEARGLTRRFGGLVAVNDVSFDVAEGEIFGLIGPNGAGKTTLFNLMTGLTPPSAGTLTYRGQRVTGLAPHRVAALGMSRTFQNIRLFRALTALENVKIACHVRTHAGIWAGVFGTARAEEARVEERAWALLDLVGLADRAGESAGNFSYGDQRRLEIARALATEPRVLLLDEPAAGMNTSEKGQLTAFIRQVRDRFDLTVLVIEHHVPLVMNLCDRVAVLNFGQLIAIGDPAAVQRDPRVIEAYLGGE; from the coding sequence ATGACCGCCACCCTCACCGAACGGACGACCGTGCTGGAGGCGCGCGGCCTGACCCGGCGCTTCGGCGGCCTCGTCGCCGTGAACGACGTGAGCTTCGACGTGGCGGAGGGCGAAATCTTCGGGCTGATCGGGCCGAACGGGGCGGGCAAGACGACCCTCTTCAATCTGATGACGGGCCTGACGCCGCCGAGTGCCGGAACGCTGACCTACCGGGGCCAGCGCGTGACGGGTCTCGCCCCGCACCGGGTCGCCGCGCTGGGGATGAGCCGCACCTTCCAGAACATCCGGCTCTTCCGGGCGCTGACGGCGCTGGAGAATGTGAAGATCGCCTGCCACGTCCGCACGCACGCGGGAATCTGGGCGGGCGTCTTCGGCACGGCGCGGGCGGAGGAGGCGCGGGTGGAGGAGCGGGCGTGGGCGCTGCTCGACCTCGTGGGCCTCGCCGACCGGGCGGGGGAGAGCGCGGGCAACTTCAGCTACGGCGACCAGCGGCGGCTGGAGATCGCCCGCGCTTTGGCGACCGAGCCGCGCGTCCTGCTGCTGGACGAACCGGCGGCGGGCATGAACACGAGCGAGAAGGGGCAGCTCACCGCCTTCATCCGGCAGGTGCGCGACCGCTTCGACCTCACCGTCCTCGTGATCGAACACCACGTCCCGCTCGTGATGAACCTGTGCGACCGGGTGGCCGTGCTGAACTTCGGGCAACTCATCGCCATCGGCGACCCGGCGGCGGTCCAGCGCGACCCGCGTGTGATCGAGGCCTATCTGGGGGGCGAGTAA
- a CDS encoding branched-chain amino acid ABC transporter permease, whose translation MGDFLAQYGFLIVTMVQAGLLGLSLYFPLQAGQLSLASPGFYAVGGYVAAIALTNPAFAGLRESLGNAMFPLTWLAAALVCGVLGLVVGVPALRLRGIYLALATIAFVEILRVVSLNLPVTGGAIGIFGIPQAFGFQDRWQYIWLFGPLLALTLLFARQLERSRVGRAFRAIREDELAADAMGVPPTRYKVLAFVIGAVLAGIVGAMSAPFLNTWNAKQGTFDASIAILAFVLIGGSRNIWGPVVGGALLTAVPEVLRFLADWRLVINGLVLVVASLYLPQGIVGALERLRRSRPPQRPPAAVPEVKGGTP comes from the coding sequence ATGGGAGATTTCCTCGCCCAGTACGGCTTCCTCATCGTCACGATGGTGCAGGCGGGGCTGCTCGGCCTGAGCCTGTACTTCCCCCTCCAGGCGGGCCAGCTCAGTCTCGCCAGCCCCGGCTTCTACGCGGTGGGGGGCTACGTCGCCGCCATCGCGCTCACGAATCCGGCCTTCGCGGGCCTGCGCGAGTCGCTGGGGAACGCCATGTTCCCGCTGACATGGCTGGCGGCGGCGCTCGTGTGCGGGGTGCTCGGCCTCGTCGTCGGGGTGCCCGCGCTGCGGCTGCGGGGCATCTACCTCGCGTTGGCGACCATCGCCTTTGTCGAGATTCTGCGGGTGGTGAGCCTGAACCTGCCGGTCACAGGCGGGGCCATCGGCATCTTCGGCATCCCGCAGGCGTTCGGCTTTCAGGACCGCTGGCAGTACATCTGGTTGTTCGGGCCGCTGCTCGCGCTGACGCTGCTCTTCGCGCGGCAACTCGAACGCTCGCGGGTGGGCCGGGCCTTCCGCGCCATCCGGGAGGACGAACTCGCCGCCGACGCGATGGGCGTGCCGCCGACCCGCTACAAGGTCCTCGCCTTCGTGATCGGCGCGGTGCTGGCGGGCATCGTCGGGGCGATGAGTGCGCCCTTCCTGAACACCTGGAATGCCAAGCAGGGCACCTTCGACGCCTCCATCGCCATCCTCGCCTTCGTGCTGATCGGCGGGTCGCGCAACATCTGGGGGCCGGTGGTGGGCGGCGCGCTCCTGACCGCCGTGCCCGAGGTGCTGCGCTTCCTGGCCGACTGGCGGCTCGTCATCAACGGGCTGGTCCTCGTCGTGGCGAGCCTGTACCTGCCGCAGGGCATCGTCGGCGCGTTGGAGCGGCTGCGGCGCAGTCGGCCACCTCAACGTCCACCCGCCGCCGTCCCCGAGGTGAAGGGAGGCACGCCATGA
- a CDS encoding branched-chain amino acid ABC transporter permease: MELSQLIQNLLNGLAIGSVYAIFALGYTLVFSILGIINFAHGAVFTLGAYFTYTLVVGQFENNGLLKGVNLFPDGSPLSGNPWAFALATLIGAAVAGLVAVLVERLAFRPMRSRGADPLLALVSSLGVALVIVNLIQLLVGAEIYNFPSDAYGEVRPALSFQIGERVVIIRTVQIIIFAVSLAMLAVLGYVIGRTKVGKALRAVAESPGTASLLGISVDRFILITFFLSGFLGGLAGTLVGTAFGVAGPYFGVTYGLKGLAVIVLGGLGSIPGAVVGGLVIGLAEAFVPADYSAYKDAVAFALLFVILLVRPQGLLGRTQIQKV, from the coding sequence GTGGAACTGAGCCAACTCATCCAGAACCTCCTGAACGGTCTCGCCATCGGCAGCGTGTACGCCATCTTCGCGCTGGGGTACACGCTCGTCTTCTCGATCCTCGGGATCATCAACTTCGCGCACGGGGCGGTCTTCACGCTGGGCGCGTACTTCACCTACACGCTGGTCGTCGGGCAGTTCGAGAACAATGGGCTGCTGAAGGGCGTGAACCTCTTCCCGGACGGCTCTCCCTTGTCAGGCAATCCGTGGGCGTTCGCGCTGGCGACGCTGATCGGGGCGGCGGTGGCGGGGCTGGTCGCCGTCCTCGTGGAGCGGCTGGCGTTCCGGCCCATGCGCTCGCGCGGCGCGGACCCCCTCCTCGCCCTCGTGAGCAGCCTCGGCGTGGCGCTCGTGATCGTGAACCTCATCCAGCTCCTCGTGGGGGCGGAAATCTACAACTTTCCGTCCGACGCCTACGGGGAGGTGCGGCCCGCTCTCAGCTTCCAGATCGGCGAGCGGGTCGTCATCATCCGCACCGTACAAATCATCATCTTCGCGGTGAGCCTGGCGATGCTGGCGGTGCTGGGGTACGTCATCGGGCGCACGAAGGTGGGCAAGGCGCTGCGGGCGGTGGCAGAGAGTCCCGGCACGGCGAGCCTGCTCGGCATCAGCGTGGACCGCTTCATCCTGATCACGTTCTTCCTGTCGGGCTTCCTCGGCGGGCTGGCGGGCACGCTCGTCGGCACGGCGTTCGGGGTGGCGGGGCCGTACTTCGGCGTCACGTATGGGTTGAAGGGGCTGGCGGTCATCGTGCTGGGCGGCCTGGGCAGCATTCCCGGTGCCGTGGTGGGCGGGTTGGTGATCGGGCTGGCGGAGGCGTTCGTGCCCGCCGACTACAGCGCCTACAAGGACGCGGTGGCCTTCGCCCTGTTGTTCGTCATTCTCCTCGTGCGTCCGCAGGGTCTGCTGGGCCGCACGCAGATTCAGAAGGTCTGA
- a CDS encoding ABC transporter substrate-binding protein: MKRLTLTVSLALLTASQAQKVETPVPIGVAVAQTSNTALLGQEQVIGARFAERFINGRGGINGTPIKLVFQDAAGDENSAINAFQNLITKENVVGIVGPTLSQQAFAADPIAERARVPVLGPSNTAKGIPQIGEFVARVSAPVAVVAPNAIKQALKLDPKIKKVAVLYAQNDAFSTSETGTFQETAKAQGLNVATVQKFQTTDTDFTTQVTAVLNAGVDLVIISGLAADGGNLVKQLRQLGYKGSIIGGNGLNTSNIFPVCQRYCDGIIIAQAYSPAQPSAANQVFVKEYRAQYKKDPPQFAAQAYAGVQVMVEALKVIDRKKKLAQWDLGELRAALNKQILAGKYNTPLGELRFDKEGEIIQKDFYVAQIKMKDARTGSFVFLK, translated from the coding sequence ATGAAACGACTCACCCTCACTGTTTCCCTCGCACTGCTCACCGCCTCGCAGGCGCAGAAGGTGGAGACCCCCGTGCCCATCGGCGTGGCCGTCGCCCAGACGAGCAACACGGCGCTGCTGGGGCAGGAGCAGGTCATCGGGGCGCGCTTCGCCGAGCGGTTCATCAACGGGCGGGGCGGCATCAACGGCACGCCGATCAAGCTCGTGTTTCAGGACGCGGCGGGCGACGAGAACAGCGCCATCAACGCCTTCCAGAACCTGATCACGAAGGAGAACGTCGTCGGCATCGTGGGGCCGACGCTCTCGCAGCAGGCGTTCGCCGCCGACCCCATCGCCGAGCGCGCGCGGGTGCCCGTGCTGGGGCCGAGCAACACGGCCAAAGGCATTCCGCAGATCGGGGAGTTCGTGGCCCGCGTGTCCGCTCCCGTGGCGGTGGTCGCCCCCAACGCGATCAAGCAGGCGCTGAAGCTCGACCCCAAGATCAAGAAGGTCGCCGTGCTGTACGCGCAGAACGACGCCTTCTCCACCTCCGAGACGGGCACCTTCCAGGAGACGGCGAAGGCCCAGGGCCTGAACGTCGCCACCGTGCAGAAGTTCCAGACCACCGACACCGACTTCACGACCCAGGTGACGGCGGTGCTCAACGCGGGCGTGGACCTCGTGATCATCTCGGGCCTCGCGGCGGACGGCGGCAACCTCGTCAAGCAGCTCCGGCAACTGGGCTACAAGGGGTCGATCATCGGCGGCAACGGCCTGAACACCTCCAACATCTTCCCGGTGTGCCAGCGCTACTGCGACGGCATCATCATCGCGCAGGCGTACAGCCCGGCCCAACCCAGCGCCGCCAATCAGGTGTTCGTGAAGGAATACCGCGCCCAGTACAAGAAGGACCCGCCCCAGTTCGCCGCCCAGGCCTACGCGGGCGTGCAGGTCATGGTGGAGGCGCTGAAGGTCATCGACCGCAAGAAGAAGCTCGCCCAGTGGGACCTCGGCGAGCTGCGGGCGGCCCTGAACAAGCAGATTCTGGCCGGCAAGTACAACACGCCCCTGGGGGAGCTGCGCTTCGACAAGGAGGGCGAGATCATCCAGAAGGACTTCTACGTGGCCCAGATCAAGATGAAGGACGCGCGGACGGGTTCGTTCGTCTTCCTGAAGTAG
- a CDS encoding acyl-CoA dehydrogenase family protein, with the protein MIDFTLTDEQKQLQQLARDFARREIIPIAAEYDQREELPWQVVEKAFEVGLLNASIPEHAGGLGLGMVDECLIGEELAYGCMGIYTVLMASELGITPILVGGTEEQQRRFLTPLTEKPSLAAFALSEPNNGSDAAAMGTTAVLDGDEWVINGTKMWISNGGLAEVTVVFATTDKQGGHGATVALVVPKDAPGFSYNKIKHKMGQRASLTSELVFENVRVPRENQLGGPGDGFKIAMKTLDKTRIPVAAGSVGIARRALDESVKYAKEREAFGRPIAGFQAIQFKLAEMAMGVETGRLMYQKAAWLVDRGLPHGYESAIAKAYCSDMAFDAANEAIQVHGGYGYVGEYPVEKLLRDVKLNQIYEGTNEIQRVVIGRHLLK; encoded by the coding sequence ATGATCGACTTCACGCTGACCGACGAGCAAAAGCAGCTTCAGCAACTCGCCCGCGACTTCGCCCGCCGCGAGATCATCCCCATCGCCGCCGAGTACGACCAGCGGGAAGAACTGCCGTGGCAGGTGGTGGAAAAGGCGTTCGAGGTCGGCCTCCTGAACGCCTCCATCCCCGAACACGCGGGGGGCCTCGGCCTCGGCATGGTGGACGAGTGCCTGATCGGCGAGGAGCTGGCTTACGGCTGCATGGGCATCTACACGGTGCTGATGGCCTCCGAACTCGGCATCACGCCCATCCTCGTCGGCGGGACCGAGGAGCAGCAGAGGCGCTTCCTCACGCCGCTGACCGAGAAGCCCTCGCTCGCCGCCTTCGCCCTCTCCGAACCCAACAACGGCTCGGACGCCGCCGCGATGGGCACGACCGCCGTGCTGGACGGCGACGAGTGGGTCATCAACGGGACGAAGATGTGGATCAGCAACGGTGGGCTGGCCGAGGTCACGGTCGTCTTCGCCACCACCGACAAGCAGGGCGGGCATGGGGCGACGGTCGCGCTCGTGGTGCCGAAGGACGCGCCCGGCTTCAGTTACAACAAGATCAAGCACAAGATGGGCCAGCGGGCCTCGCTGACCTCCGAACTCGTCTTCGAGAACGTGCGCGTGCCGAGGGAGAACCAGCTCGGCGGCCCCGGCGACGGCTTCAAGATCGCCATGAAGACGCTCGACAAGACGCGCATTCCGGTCGCCGCCGGGTCGGTGGGTATCGCCCGCCGCGCGCTCGACGAGAGCGTGAAATATGCGAAGGAACGGGAGGCGTTCGGCAGGCCCATCGCGGGCTTCCAGGCCATTCAATTCAAGCTCGCGGAGATGGCGATGGGCGTGGAGACGGGCCGCCTGATGTACCAGAAGGCCGCGTGGCTGGTGGACCGGGGCCTGCCCCACGGCTACGAGTCGGCCATCGCCAAGGCGTACTGCTCGGACATGGCCTTCGACGCGGCGAACGAGGCCATTCAGGTCCACGGCGGCTACGGCTACGTCGGCGAGTACCCGGTGGAGAAGCTGCTGCGCGACGTGAAGCTCAACCAGATTTACGAGGGCACGAACGAGATTCAGCGCGTGGTCATTGGCCGTCACCTGTTGAAGTGA
- a CDS encoding MFS transporter: MNDARPPGTQRLFYGWVVVGITVLALLIAAGARSAPGVFLVPMEESLGLSRSTLSFSVSLGLLVFGLAAPLSGRLMDRFGPRRIATVGLLLVALSFALTTLSRSALGLHLTWGLLSGLGTGLVGSVLGATVATRWFVRQRGLVTGMFGAATSAGQLLFIPLLTSWAQASGWTGGTLGIAAVALLLAPLVWWLLRDSPAQVGLAPDGDPVAAGTSALAAVPRSDPGVMRRATRSRDFWLLAVTFFVCGATSNGIIGTHFIAYCGDMGLTAGFAAGMLALMGAFNFVGTLASGYFTDRVDPRFLLGLYYAFRGVSLALLPFVPPGYGLTLFAVLFGLDYIATVPPTIALTADTFGRENVGTVYGWIFCSHQVGAALASWLGGVSREALGSYDAAMIAAAILAGAGAVLALGVTAPGRRIQTSG, translated from the coding sequence ATGAACGATGCCCGCCCGCCCGGCACACAACGGCTCTTCTACGGCTGGGTCGTGGTGGGCATCACCGTTCTCGCCCTGCTGATCGCGGCGGGGGCACGCTCCGCGCCGGGCGTCTTCCTGGTGCCGATGGAGGAGTCGCTGGGCCTGAGCCGCAGCACCTTGTCGTTCTCGGTGAGCCTCGGCCTGCTCGTCTTCGGCCTCGCCGCGCCGCTGTCGGGCCGACTGATGGACCGCTTCGGGCCGCGCCGGATCGCCACGGTCGGGCTGCTCCTCGTGGCGCTGAGCTTCGCGTTGACGACGCTCTCACGCTCGGCGCTGGGGCTGCATCTGACGTGGGGCCTGCTGAGCGGGCTGGGTACGGGCCTCGTCGGGAGCGTGCTGGGGGCGACGGTGGCGACGCGCTGGTTCGTGCGGCAGCGCGGCTTGGTGACGGGCATGTTCGGGGCGGCGACGAGCGCGGGGCAACTGCTGTTCATCCCGCTGCTGACGAGCTGGGCACAGGCGAGCGGCTGGACGGGCGGCACATTGGGCATCGCGGCGGTGGCCCTACTTCTCGCCCCACTGGTGTGGTGGCTCCTGCGCGACAGCCCCGCTCAGGTCGGTCTCGCACCAGACGGCGACCCGGTGGCGGCGGGCACCTCCGCGCTGGCCGCCGTCCCGCGCTCGGACCCCGGCGTGATGAGGCGGGCCACGCGAAGCCGCGACTTCTGGCTGCTCGCCGTCACCTTCTTCGTTTGCGGCGCGACGAGCAACGGCATCATCGGCACGCACTTCATCGCGTACTGCGGCGACATGGGCCTCACCGCAGGATTTGCCGCCGGGATGCTGGCGCTGATGGGCGCGTTCAACTTCGTGGGCACGCTCGCCAGCGGGTACTTCACCGACCGGGTGGACCCGCGCTTTCTGCTGGGGCTGTACTACGCCTTCCGGGGCGTGAGCCTCGCGCTGCTGCCCTTCGTGCCGCCGGGCTACGGCCTGACGCTATTCGCGGTGCTGTTCGGGCTGGACTACATCGCCACCGTGCCGCCCACCATCGCCCTGACCGCCGACACCTTCGGGCGGGAGAACGTGGGCACCGTCTACGGCTGGATTTTCTGCTCGCATCAGGTCGGCGCGGCGCTCGCGTCATGGCTGGGGGGCGTCAGCCGTGAGGCGCTGGGCAGCTACGACGCGGCGATGATCGCGGCGGCGATCTTGGCGGGAGCCGGAGCCGTGCTGGCGCTGGGGGTGACGGCACCGGGACGGCGGATTCAGACGAGCGGGTAG